A region of Vibrio tubiashii ATCC 19109 DNA encodes the following proteins:
- a CDS encoding LysR substrate-binding domain-containing protein: protein MRYSLKQLAVFDAVADTGSVSMAADKLALTQSATSMSLAQLEKMLGRPLFERQGKQMALTHWGMWLRPKAKRLLQDAQQIEMGFYEQHLLSGHLKLGASQTPAEHLVPDLISIIDNSFPEMRISLKVKSTDSVLQGVLDYKYDIGIIEGRCDDNRLNQEVWCRDHLTVVAAAHHPFARHETVSLAQLEQARWVLREHGSGTRMIFDSSIHHLIEDLDVWREYEHVPVLRSMVENGQYLTCLPYLDVERSIESGQLVALNVPELTMERTLSFVWRADMVENPLVECIKREGARMMKGKPSVL from the coding sequence ATGCGATATTCATTAAAACAGCTCGCAGTTTTTGATGCTGTTGCTGATACGGGAAGTGTAAGTATGGCTGCCGATAAGCTTGCGTTAACGCAATCGGCGACCAGTATGTCGCTCGCTCAACTTGAAAAGATGCTTGGCCGACCGTTGTTTGAAAGGCAAGGTAAGCAAATGGCGCTAACGCATTGGGGAATGTGGTTACGGCCAAAAGCAAAACGCTTGCTCCAGGACGCTCAGCAAATCGAAATGGGGTTTTATGAGCAACACTTATTAAGTGGGCATTTAAAGCTAGGCGCAAGCCAGACCCCAGCGGAACACTTAGTACCAGACCTTATCAGTATTATTGATAACTCATTTCCAGAGATGCGTATTTCACTCAAAGTGAAAAGTACTGACAGCGTTTTACAGGGTGTACTTGACTATAAATATGATATTGGGATCATCGAAGGTCGCTGTGACGACAATCGATTGAACCAAGAGGTATGGTGTCGAGATCATTTGACGGTAGTTGCCGCTGCCCATCACCCATTTGCACGCCACGAAACCGTAAGCCTTGCGCAGCTTGAACAAGCACGTTGGGTCTTAAGAGAGCATGGTAGTGGCACAAGAATGATATTTGATAGTTCCATTCACCACCTTATTGAAGACTTAGATGTTTGGCGTGAATATGAACACGTTCCTGTCTTGCGTAGTATGGTCGAAAATGGCCAGTATCTTACTTGTTTACCGTATCTTGATGTTGAACGCTCTATCGAAAGTGGTCAGTTAGTGGCTCTTAATGTTCCTGAGCTTACGATGGAACGAACGCTTTCATTTGTATGGCGAGCTGATATGGTCGAAAACCCTCTAGTAGAATGTATTAAGAGAGAGGGGGCACGAATGATGAAAGGGAAACCATCAGTCCTCTAG
- the focA gene encoding formate transporter FocA produces the protein MASAQTNNQYFSPIEMMAEAEKFALSKAKKSSGMTLSLAIMAGAFIGLAFLFYITVTTGSAEAGWGLSRLAGGLAFSMGLILIVICGGELFTSSVLSSISWANKQISFSKMLSIWGKVYLGNFIGAMLLLVIVSAAGLYQMDHGQWGLNALNIAQHKLHHTPVQAFALGVLCNLLVCLAIWLTFSSANAMTKAAMTIMPVAMFVSSGFEHCVANMFMVPLGIVIQNFAPESFWQQIGVTSTQYADLNIQQFVFANLIPVTLGNIVGGSVLVGLANWGIYRRPQLKAANVHAITTTTQINSAKEITMNSNITASAIMNQQPLVLRAEMPTSVAIDTLLDNHQVSAPVCDVEGRLVGFFSAHDVMVDLWCQDYIPAQEQKVVDIMSRDVVAIDANDKLVDIAEFLCIDKEQLYPTTSMGIATQFTTLSLEERAKAMKVSKPHVLPVLDNGALVGVISREHVLGALRPIYGERVSVVEQRELESA, from the coding sequence ATGGCGTCAGCACAAACGAATAATCAATACTTTTCGCCCATCGAGATGATGGCTGAAGCTGAAAAATTTGCTCTCAGTAAAGCAAAGAAAAGCAGCGGAATGACGTTAAGTCTTGCCATTATGGCAGGCGCATTCATCGGTCTCGCGTTTTTGTTCTACATTACGGTCACAACGGGTAGTGCCGAAGCTGGATGGGGATTAAGTCGCTTAGCGGGCGGGCTCGCTTTTAGCATGGGACTTATTCTTATTGTGATTTGCGGTGGGGAGCTGTTTACCAGTTCCGTCCTATCAAGCATTTCATGGGCGAACAAGCAAATTAGCTTTAGCAAGATGCTTTCTATTTGGGGCAAAGTTTACCTTGGTAACTTTATTGGAGCCATGTTGCTACTCGTTATCGTTTCTGCTGCTGGCCTGTATCAAATGGATCACGGTCAGTGGGGTCTCAATGCTTTAAACATCGCGCAGCATAAATTGCATCACACGCCTGTTCAGGCTTTTGCTCTGGGCGTTCTGTGTAACTTACTTGTTTGTTTGGCTATTTGGCTCACTTTCAGCAGTGCCAATGCGATGACAAAAGCTGCGATGACCATCATGCCAGTTGCCATGTTTGTTTCTAGTGGTTTTGAACACTGCGTCGCAAACATGTTTATGGTGCCACTAGGTATCGTTATTCAGAACTTCGCACCTGAAAGTTTCTGGCAGCAAATCGGAGTCACATCCACTCAATATGCTGACCTCAACATTCAACAATTTGTCTTCGCCAACCTTATTCCTGTCACGTTGGGAAACATCGTCGGCGGCTCTGTACTCGTCGGATTAGCTAACTGGGGAATCTATCGTCGCCCACAGTTAAAAGCGGCAAATGTACACGCAATCACTACAACAACTCAGATTAATTCGGCTAAGGAAATCACTATGAACAGCAACATTACTGCATCAGCAATCATGAACCAGCAACCTCTAGTACTACGTGCAGAAATGCCAACGTCAGTGGCGATCGATACTCTACTAGACAACCATCAAGTCAGTGCACCGGTTTGTGACGTTGAAGGCCGATTAGTTGGGTTCTTCTCAGCTCATGACGTCATGGTTGATCTTTGGTGCCAAGATTACATTCCAGCTCAAGAGCAGAAAGTGGTCGACATTATGTCACGAGACGTTGTTGCTATCGATGCTAATGACAAGTTGGTCGACATTGCTGAGTTCTTATGCATTGATAAAGAACAGCTTTACCCAACGACTAGTATGGGGATTGCCACTCAGTTCACAACACTTTCGTTAGAAGAGCGTGCAAAAGCAATGAAGGTAAGTAAACCGCATGTGTTGCCAGTGTTGGATAACGGCGCATTAGTTGGTGTGATTTCACGTGAACATGTATTAGGTGCTCTTCGCCCTATCTATGGTGAGCGCGTGAGTGTCGTAGAACAGCGCGAACTTGAATCAGCATAA
- a CDS encoding YceI family protein — MKKTLFATGLAMVMALPFGASAADYMIDTKGAHASVNFKVSHLGYSFIQGRFNTFDGEFSYDPANVAASKVTVNVDTTSLDSNHAERDKHIRSSDFIDASKYSTATFTSTSVVDKGNGKLEVNGDLNLHGVTKPITIDATFIGAGQDPWGGERAGFLGSTRLELADFNIPVMGASSYVDMELHVEGIKK; from the coding sequence ATGAAAAAAACGTTATTTGCTACCGGATTAGCAATGGTAATGGCATTACCATTTGGTGCAAGCGCGGCGGATTACATGATCGATACAAAAGGTGCTCATGCTTCGGTTAACTTTAAAGTTAGTCACCTAGGCTACAGCTTTATTCAAGGTCGTTTTAACACATTTGATGGCGAATTTTCTTACGACCCAGCTAACGTTGCTGCATCAAAAGTGACAGTGAATGTAGATACGACAAGTCTAGATTCAAACCATGCAGAGCGTGATAAGCACATTCGTAGCTCAGATTTTATTGATGCGTCGAAATACTCTACTGCGACATTCACTAGTACAAGTGTTGTCGACAAAGGCAATGGTAAGCTTGAAGTTAATGGCGACCTAAACCTACACGGTGTAACTAAACCAATTACTATTGATGCGACCTTCATCGGTGCAGGTCAAGACCCTTGGGGTGGTGAACGTGCTGGCTTCTTAGGCTCAACTCGCCTAGAACTTGCAGACTTCAATATCCCAGTGATGGGTGCATCAAGCTACGTTGATATGGAACTACACGTAGAAGGTATCAAGAAGTAA
- a CDS encoding cytochrome b, producing the protein MKSEVKNYNLVARGVHWISALVIIGLFAVGLWMVDLSYYSEWYRTAPHWHKSIGLLLAGLTLFRLFWKIVTASPKVEGAAYEVIGAKLAHLGMYAILLALFASGYLISTEDGRGIDVFTWFTVPGLGALFENQADIAGQVHFYAAWALIIIAAVHAIAALKHHFINKDNTLRKMIGASK; encoded by the coding sequence ATGAAATCGGAAGTAAAAAACTACAACTTGGTCGCGAGAGGGGTTCATTGGATCTCTGCATTAGTGATTATAGGTTTGTTTGCTGTAGGTCTATGGATGGTTGATTTGTCTTACTACAGTGAATGGTACCGCACAGCACCTCATTGGCATAAATCCATTGGTTTGTTATTGGCGGGATTGACCCTATTTAGACTCTTTTGGAAAATAGTGACGGCGTCACCTAAAGTTGAAGGGGCAGCCTATGAGGTCATCGGTGCTAAACTTGCTCACTTAGGAATGTACGCGATACTTTTGGCACTCTTTGCCTCAGGGTATTTAATCTCTACTGAAGATGGACGAGGCATCGATGTATTCACTTGGTTTACAGTGCCAGGCTTAGGTGCCTTGTTTGAAAACCAAGCTGACATTGCTGGGCAAGTTCACTTCTACGCCGCTTGGGCACTCATTATTATTGCTGCAGTGCATGCTATTGCGGCTTTGAAACACCACTTTATTAATAAAGACAACACGCTACGCAAAATGATAGGAGCTTCAAAATGA
- a CDS encoding DUF2164 domain-containing protein encodes MSKIEFTSQQKQAMSRELQSYIEEELDIEIGQFDADFLFDFIVSKFGAAFYNKGLSDAQSIIERKIIDIADEIYEIEQESEF; translated from the coding sequence ATGTCTAAGATTGAATTTACATCACAACAAAAGCAGGCGATGTCGAGAGAACTTCAAAGCTATATAGAAGAGGAGCTCGATATAGAAATAGGTCAGTTTGATGCTGACTTTCTTTTTGATTTTATTGTTAGCAAGTTTGGTGCTGCTTTTTACAATAAAGGCCTTTCCGATGCGCAGTCTATTATTGAAAGGAAAATTATTGATATCGCAGATGAAATCTATGAAATAGAACAAGAAAGTGAGTTTTAA
- a CDS encoding lipase family protein, with protein MKALKRYQYERYAVLCNLAYQPVLRQTQYGFSAKGQRVIYNRFGQPMIRVLWHKDKEEAIVVIKGSHNPYDWLLNLALWQRPCNQFDLPYSIHAGYHFLLRQESQANRNDESLGASVIDKLFTTLDELISDGKRITFTGHSSGGALGCVLADKLERQNPKSVKRVVTFGQPAIGGSQFGCHYLLCHKTYRICCDLDIVTFLPPIPVIYSHVGKMLWLYNGKIHENTPTWRRLSLSIVSWIMRPFSYHLMSKYIRNKDFFDER; from the coding sequence GTGAAGGCATTAAAGCGTTATCAATATGAAAGGTATGCCGTCCTATGCAACCTTGCTTACCAACCAGTTCTTCGTCAAACCCAGTATGGTTTTTCAGCTAAGGGACAACGCGTAATCTATAATCGCTTTGGTCAACCTATGATTCGCGTACTCTGGCATAAGGATAAAGAAGAGGCAATTGTCGTCATAAAAGGCTCTCATAATCCTTATGATTGGCTGCTAAACCTCGCATTATGGCAACGCCCCTGTAATCAGTTTGACCTTCCATATTCCATCCATGCGGGATATCACTTTTTACTTCGCCAAGAGAGCCAAGCTAACCGAAATGATGAATCATTGGGGGCAAGCGTAATCGATAAGCTGTTTACGACGCTTGATGAATTGATTTCAGACGGTAAGCGAATCACTTTCACAGGTCATTCTTCCGGTGGTGCTTTAGGCTGTGTGCTTGCCGATAAGCTTGAAAGGCAAAACCCTAAAAGCGTTAAACGGGTCGTTACCTTTGGCCAACCCGCAATTGGCGGCTCTCAATTTGGGTGCCACTACCTCCTTTGTCACAAGACATACCGTATATGCTGCGACTTAGATATCGTCACTTTCTTACCTCCCATACCTGTCATCTATTCTCACGTTGGTAAAATGTTGTGGTTGTACAATGGCAAAATACACGAGAATACACCGACATGGCGAAGGCTATCACTATCAATAGTATCCTGGATCATGCGCCCCTTCTCGTACCACTTAATGTCTAAATATATTCGCAACAAAGATTTCTTTGATGAACGTTGA
- a CDS encoding EAL domain-containing protein encodes MILSTKQQFVDCLSINEDSQYLGTYKSLTLNSVYQPIFDADDNIIGVEALVRIEDSVKGTIRPDQFFHNQQIDFDDKINVERLSRVIHIRNFARSQYRHLNLFLNVLPSAGEYFALENIDSSLLSQRLKALNLENSQLIMEVVELDASNEDNLKLAMKKLSECDFNIAVDDFGVNASNRQRVERLKPDIVKLDRSLLISYMTGDQFPLLSAVKLAKNLGAKVVVEGIETQQHLDAMRSLDIDLYQGYFLALPEPLPAVYDDETNNFSSLGDPSVVYRQPYR; translated from the coding sequence ATGATTCTCTCCACTAAGCAACAGTTTGTGGATTGCCTTTCGATAAATGAGGACTCTCAATACCTTGGTACTTATAAGAGCCTAACGCTTAACAGTGTTTACCAGCCTATTTTCGATGCCGACGATAACATTATCGGAGTTGAAGCCTTAGTCCGTATTGAAGACTCCGTTAAAGGCACTATCAGACCCGATCAGTTTTTTCATAACCAGCAAATCGATTTTGATGACAAGATTAATGTTGAGCGCCTGAGTAGAGTGATACACATCCGAAACTTTGCACGCTCACAGTATCGACACCTCAACTTGTTCCTAAACGTTTTACCGTCTGCAGGTGAGTATTTCGCCTTAGAAAATATCGATTCAAGTTTACTTTCTCAACGGTTAAAAGCCTTAAATCTCGAGAACTCACAACTAATTATGGAAGTCGTTGAGCTTGATGCTTCAAACGAAGATAACCTAAAGTTGGCAATGAAAAAGTTATCCGAGTGTGATTTCAATATTGCCGTCGATGACTTTGGCGTTAATGCGTCAAACCGCCAGCGTGTCGAGCGGTTAAAACCAGACATCGTAAAGCTCGATCGTTCTCTGCTTATTTCGTACATGACAGGCGATCAATTCCCGTTATTGTCTGCTGTTAAGCTTGCCAAGAATCTTGGCGCGAAAGTCGTCGTTGAAGGCATTGAGACTCAACAGCATCTTGATGCTATGCGAAGTCTAGACATCGATCTATATCAAGGATATTTTCTCGCTCTTCCAGAGCCACTACCCGCTGTATATGACGATGAGACTAACAATTTTAGTTCACTTGGTGACCCAAGTGTCGTCTACCGCCAACCTTATCGATAA
- the dcuC gene encoding anaerobic C4-dicarboxylate transporter DcuC produces the protein MLELLIGLVVTVAVGYFIVKGYKPAGVLLTAGVLLLILTGLIGHTVLPAKVASTGNMFTDALEYVKYMLQYRGGGLGMQIMLLCGFASYMTHIGANNVVVKQFSKPLSFIKSPYVLLVAAYIVACLMSLAVSSATGLGVLLMATLFPMMTAMGISRPAAVAVCASPAAIILSPTSGDVVIAAEKSGLALDVFAVQTVLPVSICAIIVMSAAAFFWNKYLDKKDNSPMERVDVSEIEVNAPAFYAVLPFLPIIGVFLFNGRTIPGLSLDIYTIVVLSIFIGALVNFVVKRFDGQKTLEDLESCYQGMADAFKGVVMLLVAAGVFAQGLMSIGAIDNLLHLAETAGAGGIALMLILTGLTVAAAIATGSGNAPFYAFVELAPSLAAKMGLNPAFLIIPMLQASNLGRTISPVSGVIVATSGMAKISPFEVVKRTSVPVLCGLATVIIGTLVLVPMSA, from the coding sequence ATGCTGGAGCTCTTAATTGGCTTAGTCGTCACTGTTGCAGTGGGCTATTTCATCGTTAAAGGATACAAACCCGCTGGCGTACTTTTGACCGCAGGTGTGTTACTACTCATCCTTACTGGCTTAATCGGACACACAGTGCTTCCTGCTAAGGTCGCATCAACAGGAAACATGTTCACTGATGCGCTTGAGTACGTTAAATACATGCTTCAGTACCGCGGTGGCGGCCTAGGTATGCAAATCATGCTACTTTGTGGCTTTGCTTCTTACATGACGCATATTGGCGCTAACAATGTTGTAGTAAAACAGTTTTCTAAGCCACTATCCTTCATCAAATCCCCTTACGTCTTGCTCGTTGCTGCCTACATCGTAGCTTGCTTGATGTCTCTTGCAGTAAGTTCAGCAACAGGTCTGGGCGTTCTTTTGATGGCAACGCTATTCCCTATGATGACGGCAATGGGTATTTCGCGCCCTGCTGCTGTTGCCGTCTGTGCTTCACCAGCTGCCATTATCCTTTCACCTACATCTGGTGACGTAGTTATCGCCGCTGAGAAGTCAGGCCTAGCGCTAGACGTATTCGCTGTTCAAACCGTACTTCCCGTATCGATCTGCGCGATTATTGTTATGTCTGCAGCTGCTTTCTTTTGGAACAAATATCTTGATAAGAAAGACAACTCTCCGATGGAACGCGTAGACGTTTCAGAGATTGAAGTGAATGCGCCAGCGTTTTACGCAGTACTGCCGTTTCTACCAATCATCGGTGTTTTCTTGTTTAACGGTCGCACCATCCCTGGTCTGTCTTTAGACATCTACACGATCGTTGTTCTTTCAATCTTTATTGGCGCCTTGGTTAACTTTGTAGTTAAGCGTTTTGATGGTCAAAAAACACTCGAAGATCTTGAATCTTGCTACCAAGGTATGGCAGATGCTTTCAAAGGCGTTGTGATGTTATTGGTTGCGGCAGGCGTATTTGCACAGGGCTTGATGTCTATTGGTGCTATCGATAACCTACTTCACCTTGCTGAGACAGCAGGCGCAGGCGGTATTGCACTAATGCTTATCCTTACAGGCTTAACTGTTGCAGCAGCTATCGCAACAGGTTCAGGTAATGCACCTTTCTATGCATTCGTTGAGCTAGCGCCTTCTCTGGCAGCGAAAATGGGGCTAAATCCAGCGTTCTTGATTATCCCAATGCTACAGGCGTCTAACTTGGGTCGTACTATTTCCCCTGTATCAGGTGTTATTGTTGCGACGTCTGGTATGGCGAAAATCAGCCCATTTGAAGTAGTAAAACGTACCTCTGTTCCAGTGCTTTGCGGTTTAGCAACCGTTATCATTGGCACGCTAGTACTAGTACCAATGTCAGCATAA
- a CDS encoding response regulator — translation MTEFRVLLVDDHPLMRRGINQLLSFEDEFNVVAEASNGAEAVAQNHEHKPDLILLDLNMKGMSGLDTLNALRADDCDATIVILTVSDSPADIEAIVQAGADGYLLKDTEPDELIELLKYSLQGNKSYSKEVAKYLADRENSTTVFDELTDREMQILKEVAKGLRNKQIADTLFISESTVKVHMKSLLKKLQVPSRTAATVLYLERYGEIK, via the coding sequence TTGACAGAGTTTAGAGTTTTATTGGTAGACGACCATCCATTGATGCGCCGCGGTATCAACCAATTATTGAGTTTTGAGGATGAATTTAACGTAGTCGCTGAAGCCAGTAATGGGGCCGAGGCAGTGGCTCAAAATCATGAGCACAAGCCAGACTTGATCTTACTCGATTTAAACATGAAAGGGATGTCAGGTTTAGATACTTTAAACGCACTGCGTGCCGATGACTGTGATGCGACGATTGTTATTTTGACCGTCTCAGATAGCCCAGCGGATATCGAAGCGATTGTTCAGGCGGGTGCAGACGGTTATTTATTGAAAGATACTGAGCCGGATGAGCTAATTGAGTTATTAAAATATTCGTTACAAGGTAACAAATCTTACAGCAAAGAAGTGGCCAAATACTTAGCAGACCGAGAAAACAGTACAACCGTGTTTGACGAACTCACTGACCGTGAGATGCAGATCCTCAAAGAAGTCGCGAAAGGGCTTAGAAACAAGCAAATCGCCGATACTCTGTTTATCTCTGAATCTACCGTTAAGGTACATATGAAGAGTCTACTCAAAAAGCTACAGGTTCCTTCTCGTACAGCGGCAACCGTGCTCTATCTTGAGCGATATGGTGAAATTAAATAG
- the narQ gene encoding nitrate/nitrite two-component system sensor histidine kinase NarQ, whose amino-acid sequence MLKNVKNSVTTTVAKAMVLILLLSVTTTGFAIFTLASSLNDAEAVNVAGSMRMQSYRLAHDIQSESVDYSTHIIQFERSIYSDSMKALQNWAVPEDITHDYYRLIVRWHELKHVLKGNERDRYLVLVAGFVNQIDSFVFKLQDYSEKKLISLAWVGGLGLGGVLLISIFIVHYTRKHIVKPLNSLVIASEQIQSRSFNIELNIDSENEMGILSKAFNKMARDLGSLYRGLEQAVNEKTQKLQHANDSLRVLYQSSQELTVSRITQDNFSAILKHIVSLEGITSVRLEINEPGERPILLTEGNGCKKCTKQCQSQTLSLDGIELGTLYWKVSLPCPDQALIDNFVQILSRAVYYNQAQRQAEQLLVMEERATIARELHDSLAQALSYLKIQVSILKRGMKKLPETPELAKTTPVLAELDTGLSAAYTQLRELLTTFRLSIKEGSFGSALHTMTEQLSDQTDAEIRLTNELSSIELDTNQQVHLLQLIREATTNAIKHANAKTITIECNESDTHIKVAVRDDGVGFDSTTEKANHYGLSIMQERASRLNGELSISTNPQQGCEVYLEYPKIKDSNIDRV is encoded by the coding sequence GTGTTAAAAAATGTGAAAAACTCTGTAACCACCACGGTTGCTAAAGCAATGGTGCTAATTTTGCTTTTGTCTGTAACTACGACTGGGTTCGCAATTTTTACTCTAGCTTCAAGTTTGAACGATGCGGAAGCAGTGAACGTAGCGGGTTCAATGCGGATGCAAAGTTACCGACTTGCGCATGATATCCAGTCGGAATCGGTCGACTATTCGACGCATATTATTCAGTTTGAACGCTCGATTTACTCCGATTCGATGAAAGCTCTGCAAAACTGGGCGGTACCCGAAGACATTACCCACGACTATTATCGGTTGATCGTACGTTGGCACGAGCTAAAGCATGTACTGAAAGGCAATGAAAGAGACCGATACTTGGTCCTAGTAGCTGGCTTTGTAAATCAGATCGATTCCTTTGTTTTTAAGCTCCAAGACTATTCCGAGAAGAAACTTATTTCCTTAGCTTGGGTCGGCGGTTTAGGACTGGGCGGAGTGCTCTTGATCAGTATCTTCATTGTCCACTACACGCGTAAGCATATCGTTAAGCCGCTAAACTCGCTGGTTATTGCGAGCGAGCAAATTCAATCGCGCTCCTTCAACATCGAACTCAATATCGACAGTGAAAATGAAATGGGTATCTTGTCCAAAGCCTTCAACAAAATGGCAAGAGATCTCGGAAGTCTTTATCGAGGCCTAGAGCAGGCCGTTAACGAGAAAACCCAAAAGCTACAACACGCTAATGATTCGTTGCGCGTTCTTTATCAATCTTCCCAAGAACTAACGGTTTCACGAATCACACAAGATAATTTCTCAGCAATTTTAAAGCATATTGTTAGCCTAGAAGGGATCACATCAGTACGCTTGGAAATCAATGAGCCCGGAGAAAGGCCGATCTTATTGACTGAAGGTAATGGATGTAAGAAATGCACCAAGCAATGTCAGAGTCAGACTCTTTCTTTGGATGGCATAGAGCTCGGTACTTTATATTGGAAAGTCTCATTACCGTGCCCAGATCAAGCATTGATCGACAACTTTGTACAGATATTATCCCGTGCGGTATATTACAATCAGGCGCAAAGGCAAGCTGAGCAATTATTGGTGATGGAAGAGCGTGCCACAATCGCTCGTGAGCTGCATGATTCTCTCGCTCAGGCTCTTTCTTATTTGAAAATACAAGTTTCTATCTTAAAACGAGGTATGAAAAAGCTTCCTGAAACGCCAGAGCTAGCCAAAACGACACCTGTTCTTGCCGAGCTTGATACAGGTTTGTCTGCTGCATACACACAGCTAAGAGAGCTACTGACGACATTTAGATTGTCAATTAAAGAAGGCAGTTTTGGTTCGGCGCTACATACAATGACAGAACAGCTATCTGATCAAACAGACGCTGAAATTAGATTAACCAATGAGCTCTCTTCAATCGAGCTCGATACTAATCAGCAAGTGCATTTGCTGCAATTGATTCGTGAGGCTACAACCAATGCGATCAAGCATGCGAATGCCAAGACAATAACAATAGAGTGCAACGAAAGTGATACCCATATCAAAGTCGCGGTTCGTGATGACGGCGTAGGCTTTGACTCAACCACGGAAAAAGCCAATCATTACGGCTTAAGCATCATGCAAGAACGCGCCTCTCGGCTAAATGGTGAGTTGAGTATCTCCACTAACCCTCAACAAGGGTGTGAAGTATATTTAGAGTATCCAAAGATAAAGGATTCAAACATTGACAGAGTTTAG
- the napF gene encoding ferredoxin-type protein NapF, giving the protein MVDLTKRRLFSKRLVDDNTIRLPWLVNSAEFTDLCTRCGKCSEVCETNIIIKGDGGYPQIDFSRGECTFCYQCADVCPEPLFADEQSLPWNAKALINEACLAKQNVECRSCGDMCDTMAIKFRLEIGKVAQPNLELDECTGCGACVAVCPTSSINVSNLV; this is encoded by the coding sequence GTGGTAGACCTTACTAAAAGACGGCTATTTTCAAAACGTCTCGTTGACGATAACACTATTCGTCTACCTTGGCTTGTGAACAGTGCCGAATTTACTGACTTGTGCACACGTTGTGGTAAGTGCAGTGAAGTCTGTGAAACGAACATCATTATTAAAGGTGACGGTGGTTATCCTCAAATCGATTTTTCTCGTGGCGAGTGCACATTTTGTTATCAGTGCGCGGATGTATGCCCAGAACCATTATTTGCTGATGAACAATCTTTACCTTGGAATGCTAAAGCCTTAATCAATGAGGCATGTTTAGCGAAGCAAAATGTCGAATGCCGAAGCTGTGGCGATATGTGTGACACCATGGCAATTAAGTTCAGATTAGAAATAGGCAAAGTCGCACAACCCAATTTAGAACTTGATGAATGTACAGGATGTGGTGCTTGCGTAGCAGTTTGCCCTACTTCATCCATCAATGTGAGCAATTTAGTTTAA
- a CDS encoding chaperone NapD, with product MSLNEVHISSLVVHCSPEHLGEVKSQIEQYDNAEIYGDSPEGKIVVVLETENQGFITDTIETINNLPNVLSTALVYHQIETGLDDESQNNNTGTQYSQTEGEV from the coding sequence ATGTCACTGAACGAAGTGCATATTTCGAGCTTAGTCGTGCATTGTTCGCCAGAACATCTCGGTGAAGTGAAATCTCAAATTGAGCAGTATGACAATGCTGAGATCTACGGAGACAGCCCTGAGGGCAAAATCGTAGTGGTATTGGAAACTGAGAACCAAGGTTTTATCACCGACACGATAGAAACCATTAATAATCTCCCAAATGTGTTGAGTACGGCTTTGGTTTATCACCAAATCGAAACCGGTCTCGACGACGAATCACAAAATAACAACACTGGAACTCAATATTCCCAAACCGAGGGTGAAGTATGA